In one window of Streptomyces roseofulvus DNA:
- a CDS encoding helix-turn-helix transcriptional regulator encodes MDVGSGGDRDTTERVLTLLGLLQRRRTWTGPELAARLGVTSRTVRRDVERLRTLGYPVHAGKGVGGGYRLGPGQELPPLLLDDEEAIATAVALLAGAGGSVAGAGEAALRALAKLDQVLPTRLRHEVHALAGSVESFGGGRTPADPEVLMTLARACRDEVEVGFAYPPPGPARQAPPGGGPVRRRVEPYRLVASDRRWYLFSYDLDRDDWRTFRVDRMTEVSPRTWRFRPRTAPEAAAYVQEGVASRVYARRARFLVHAPADTVRAQIPASAAVVQARGSGRCEVLSGAARLDAVLLHVLLLGHDFEVLDPPDLADRCGELAERLRAAGTPPS; translated from the coding sequence CGACGGAGCGGGTGCTCACCCTGCTCGGGCTGCTGCAGCGGCGCCGCACCTGGACCGGGCCCGAGCTCGCCGCACGGCTCGGGGTGACGTCCCGGACGGTGCGGCGGGACGTCGAGCGCCTGCGCACGCTCGGGTATCCGGTCCACGCCGGCAAGGGCGTCGGCGGCGGCTACCGGCTCGGCCCGGGGCAGGAGCTGCCGCCGCTGCTCCTCGACGACGAGGAGGCGATCGCCACCGCGGTCGCGCTGCTCGCCGGAGCGGGCGGCTCGGTCGCGGGCGCCGGTGAGGCCGCCCTGCGCGCCCTGGCCAAGCTCGACCAGGTGCTGCCCACCCGGCTGCGGCACGAGGTGCACGCGCTCGCCGGCTCGGTGGAGTCCTTCGGCGGAGGCCGCACGCCCGCCGACCCGGAGGTGCTGATGACGCTCGCCAGAGCCTGCCGCGACGAGGTCGAGGTGGGTTTCGCGTACCCTCCCCCGGGCCCGGCCCGGCAGGCGCCGCCGGGGGGCGGGCCGGTCCGGCGGCGGGTCGAGCCCTACCGCCTGGTCGCCTCGGACCGCCGCTGGTACCTCTTCTCGTACGACCTGGACCGCGACGACTGGCGCACCTTCCGCGTCGACCGGATGACCGAGGTGTCCCCCCGCACCTGGCGCTTCCGCCCGCGTACGGCACCCGAGGCGGCGGCGTACGTCCAGGAGGGCGTGGCGAGCCGGGTCTACGCGCGGCGGGCACGTTTCCTCGTGCACGCGCCGGCCGACACGGTGCGCGCGCAGATCCCGGCGTCGGCGGCCGTCGTGCAAGCGCGGGGGAGCGGGCGCTGCGAGGTGCTCAGCGGGGCCGCGCGCCTCGACGCCGTGCTCCTGCACGTGCTCCTGCTGGGGCACGACTTCGAGGTGCTGGACCCGCCGGACCTCGCGGACCGCTGCGGGGAGTTGGCGGAGCGGCTGCGGGCGGCCGGGACGCCGCCGTCCTGA
- a CDS encoding SCO4225 family membrane protein has translation MPTASRTRRLLALASGNRLARGYLAVFAVSFAAMLLFPESVVATAPLLLTAPLSFLGVFLPLGTGVTTVVVFAGWLLLCALVNAAVLGSLAARTGTGAPTGAGEPRARRLRALLAPAVDNWLARGYLAVVAVALGFFVGAALVLPDAGLAGMWPLLATAPFGFLAVAVSSPLEYLFSAGWPASLAFSLGVVSAGLFNAVLLGRLARRLRAREPRPAA, from the coding sequence ATGCCGACCGCGTCCCGCACCCGCCGACTGCTCGCCCTCGCTTCGGGGAACCGGCTCGCCCGGGGCTATCTGGCGGTGTTCGCCGTCTCCTTCGCCGCCATGCTCCTCTTCCCGGAGAGCGTCGTCGCCACGGCCCCGCTGCTGCTGACGGCGCCGCTCTCCTTCCTGGGCGTGTTCCTCCCCCTCGGCACCGGCGTGACGACGGTCGTGGTCTTCGCCGGGTGGCTGCTGCTGTGCGCGCTGGTGAACGCGGCCGTGCTCGGCTCCCTCGCCGCGAGGACCGGGACCGGCGCCCCGACCGGCGCGGGAGAGCCCCGGGCGCGGAGGCTTCGGGCGCTGCTGGCGCCCGCCGTGGACAACTGGCTCGCGCGCGGGTACCTCGCCGTGGTCGCGGTCGCGCTGGGGTTCTTCGTGGGCGCGGCTCTCGTCCTGCCGGACGCCGGGCTCGCCGGGATGTGGCCGCTCCTGGCGACCGCGCCGTTCGGCTTCCTCGCGGTGGCGGTGTCGTCGCCCCTCGAGTACCTCTTCTCGGCCGGCTGGCCGGCCTCGCTGGCCTTCTCCCTCGGAGTGGTGTCGGCCGGGCTGTTCAACGCCGTGCTGCTCGGCCGGCTGGCCCGCAGGCTGCGGGCCCGGGAGCCCCGGCCGGCCGCCTGA
- the sigJ gene encoding RNA polymerase sigma factor SigJ, translating to MADPATEAFDAHRTPLFTVAHEMLGSAADAEDVLRETWLRRAGAGPGEASDPRAYLVRVTTRQALGRLRAAKRRREAYVGPWLPGPLVTAPDVAEGAELAESLSMAMTLVLESLSPTERAVFVLREVFGVDDGEIAEAVGRSPGAVREIAHRARRHVGARRPRGTASAAETRAALESFRRAVETGDSQGLLDVLAPDVVLLSDGGGLKRAAPRPVVGAEKIVRFRLGGSAEAEGALTWEPTAVDGSPAPAVRVAGEPDAVMAVRVEEGRVSGLYLVRAPEKLTHLAAGTPLGLR from the coding sequence ATGGCCGATCCGGCGACCGAGGCGTTCGACGCCCACCGGACCCCGCTCTTCACCGTCGCCCACGAGATGCTCGGCTCGGCCGCCGACGCCGAGGACGTCCTCCGGGAGACCTGGCTGCGCCGGGCCGGGGCCGGCCCGGGGGAGGCGAGCGACCCGCGGGCGTACCTCGTCCGCGTCACCACCCGGCAGGCGCTCGGCCGGCTCCGCGCGGCGAAGCGACGCCGCGAGGCGTACGTCGGGCCGTGGCTGCCCGGGCCGCTGGTCACCGCACCGGACGTGGCCGAGGGCGCCGAGCTCGCCGAGAGCCTGTCGATGGCGATGACGCTCGTCCTGGAGAGCCTCTCCCCGACCGAACGGGCGGTGTTCGTGCTGCGCGAGGTCTTCGGGGTCGACGACGGGGAGATCGCCGAGGCCGTCGGCCGGAGTCCCGGGGCCGTCCGGGAGATCGCGCACCGCGCCCGCCGGCACGTCGGCGCCCGCCGCCCTCGCGGGACGGCCTCCGCGGCCGAGACCCGGGCGGCCCTGGAGTCCTTCCGGCGGGCCGTCGAGACCGGGGACTCCCAGGGCCTCCTCGACGTGCTCGCGCCCGATGTGGTGCTGCTCAGCGACGGCGGCGGGCTCAAGCGCGCCGCGCCGCGTCCGGTCGTCGGCGCCGAGAAGATCGTCCGCTTCCGCCTCGGCGGCTCCGCCGAGGCGGAGGGCGCGCTCACCTGGGAGCCCACCGCGGTCGACGGCAGCCCCGCGCCGGCCGTGCGCGTGGCCGGCGAGCCGGACGCCGTCATGGCCGTCCGGGTCGAGGAGGGCCGCGTCTCCGGGCTCTACCTCGTCCGCGCCCCCGAGAAGCTCACCCACCTCGCCGCAGGGACGCCGCTCGGCCTCCGCTGA
- a CDS encoding ATP-grasp domain-containing protein: MSRSTFSRVARQALDRHGLSPVRHRRVHSAAEAVAFLEEVGDRIVLKPGQGAGSLHINVVSDAEGAARAVREIEEFGYGGVLAEEYLEGPVVSVEAFSHQGRHVVLGVSEYRVNEHFVEWECSVPSDAAQPDLAELHRVTAGVLDAAGLTDGPSHSEFVLTPAGPRLLETHNRLSGAGIPEMVHRATGWDPARLFMTVPLGIDRLPETAPEPQQGAAIRFLDAAPGRITAITGADDLPVPVRRVPAGERAPPHDPVPRGLRGGGRRSGDRQARRRRGVGDGLPPLLRPRLRLRHRPHPRGGRPPLRGPGRRHHLPRRTGPEPVLTRSPVATGPGLVSGGPSRSVPKWPIRPDT, encoded by the coding sequence ATGAGCCGCAGCACGTTCAGCCGGGTCGCCCGGCAGGCCCTGGACCGGCACGGGCTGAGCCCGGTGCGCCACCGCCGGGTCCACAGCGCCGCCGAGGCGGTCGCGTTCCTGGAGGAGGTCGGCGACCGGATCGTGCTGAAGCCCGGCCAGGGCGCGGGCAGCCTGCACATCAACGTGGTGAGCGACGCGGAGGGCGCCGCCCGCGCCGTCCGGGAGATCGAGGAGTTCGGGTACGGCGGCGTCCTGGCCGAGGAGTACCTGGAGGGCCCGGTCGTCAGCGTCGAGGCGTTCTCCCACCAGGGCCGCCACGTGGTGCTCGGCGTCAGCGAGTACCGGGTGAACGAGCACTTCGTCGAGTGGGAGTGCAGCGTCCCCAGCGACGCGGCCCAGCCGGACCTGGCGGAGCTCCACCGGGTCACCGCCGGCGTGCTGGACGCGGCCGGTCTGACCGACGGTCCCTCGCACAGCGAGTTCGTCCTCACCCCGGCCGGCCCGCGCCTCCTGGAGACCCACAACCGGCTGTCGGGCGCCGGCATCCCCGAGATGGTGCACCGGGCCACGGGCTGGGACCCGGCCCGGCTGTTCATGACGGTGCCGCTGGGCATCGACCGGCTGCCCGAGACGGCGCCGGAGCCGCAGCAGGGCGCGGCGATCCGTTTCCTGGACGCGGCCCCGGGCCGGATCACGGCGATCACCGGTGCGGACGACCTGCCCGTCCCCGTCCGCCGGGTCCCGGCCGGCGAGCGCGCCCCCCCACATGATCCCGTACCTCGAGGACTTCGCGGCGGCGGACGCCGGAGCGGTGATCGGCAAGCACGTCGGCGACGAGGTGTCGGCGATGGACTCCCTCCTCTCCTCCGACCGCGGCTACGTCTTCGCCACCGCCCCCACCCGCGCGGAGGCCGTCCGCCGCTGCGAGGCCCTGGCCGCCGGCATCACCTTCCACGTCGAACCGGCCCAGAGCCCGTCCTGACACGAAGCCCCGTGGCCACCGGCCCGGGGCTCGTGTCAGGGGGCCCCAGTCGGAGCGTCCCGAAGTGGCCCATTCGGCCGGACACTTGA
- a CDS encoding NAD(P)-dependent oxidoreductase: MRILLAGATGAIGRPLTRALARDGHEVLALARSEGSAQTVRALGGTPVRADALDREGLLRALDGLSADAVVHQLTALSSPKLRLTADDPSNVLRERGTAHLLEAAGVLGAGRFVTQSLVLGYGYRDHGTRPVTEEDPFGVRNGTVADHVITGLVEAEGRLFAADHVAGTALRYGVFYGPGTWFDPTPGSRPFPVPAGGGGTMSWIHVEDAAEATVAALERGRAGEAYNIVDDRPSTWGELAAARGSRLRVPGPLLRLAVPYLGSLMLDTRLRVSHAKATRELGWTPRYADHREGMRAGRAAA; the protein is encoded by the coding sequence ATGAGGATCCTGCTCGCCGGCGCGACCGGCGCCATCGGCCGTCCGCTCACCCGGGCGCTGGCCAGGGACGGCCACGAGGTGCTGGCCCTGGCCCGTTCGGAGGGCTCGGCGCAGACGGTACGGGCGCTGGGCGGGACGCCCGTCCGCGCGGACGCGCTCGACCGGGAGGGCCTGCTGCGGGCCCTGGACGGACTGTCCGCCGACGCGGTCGTCCACCAGCTGACCGCGCTCAGCTCGCCGAAGCTGAGGCTCACCGCGGACGACCCGAGCAACGTGCTGCGGGAGCGCGGCACCGCGCACCTCCTGGAGGCGGCGGGCGTGCTCGGCGCGGGCCGGTTCGTCACCCAGTCGCTGGTCCTCGGGTACGGCTACCGCGACCACGGCACCCGGCCGGTCACCGAGGAGGACCCGTTCGGCGTCCGGAACGGCACGGTCGCCGACCACGTCATCACCGGCCTCGTCGAGGCGGAGGGCCGGCTGTTCGCCGCGGACCACGTGGCCGGCACGGCGCTGCGGTACGGCGTCTTCTACGGCCCGGGCACCTGGTTCGACCCGACGCCCGGCAGCCGCCCGTTCCCCGTGCCGGCGGGCGGCGGCGGCACCATGTCGTGGATTCACGTCGAGGACGCGGCCGAGGCGACGGTCGCCGCGCTGGAGCGGGGCCGCGCGGGCGAGGCGTACAACATCGTCGACGACCGCCCGTCCACCTGGGGCGAGCTGGCCGCCGCCCGCGGCTCCCGGCTGCGGGTCCCCGGCCCGCTGCTCCGGCTCGCCGTCCCCTACCTCGGCAGCCTGATGCTCGACACCCGGCTGCGCGTCTCGCACGCGAAGGCCACCCGCGAGCTGGGCTGGACGCCCCGGTACGCGGACCACCGGGAGGGGATGCGGGCCGGCCGGGCCGCCGCGTGA
- a CDS encoding DUF1801 domain-containing protein, translating into MAAETTASTQSTKSYDGFTEDEREAMKERAKELKAAKGRSARGKAADGEADLLAKVAEMTDEDRVLAEGIHALVKKVAPDLTAKTWYGMPAYARDGKVVFFFQSAAKFKARYATLGFNDAASLDDGDMWPTAFALTTLTPEVEARIEALIKRATA; encoded by the coding sequence ATGGCTGCCGAGACCACCGCGTCCACCCAGTCCACCAAGTCCTACGACGGCTTCACGGAGGACGAGCGGGAGGCGATGAAGGAGCGGGCGAAGGAGCTGAAGGCCGCCAAGGGGCGCTCCGCGCGCGGCAAGGCCGCCGACGGCGAGGCCGACCTGCTCGCCAAGGTCGCCGAGATGACCGACGAGGACCGGGTCCTCGCCGAGGGCATCCACGCCCTGGTCAAGAAGGTCGCGCCCGACCTGACCGCCAAGACCTGGTACGGCATGCCGGCCTACGCCCGGGACGGCAAGGTCGTCTTCTTCTTCCAGAGCGCCGCCAAGTTCAAGGCCCGCTACGCCACCCTCGGCTTCAACGACGCCGCGAGCCTCGACGACGGCGACATGTGGCCCACCGCCTTCGCCCTCACCACCCTCACCCCCGAGGTCGAGGCCCGGATCGAGGCGCTGATCAAGAGGGCGACGGCCTGA
- a CDS encoding pyridoxamine 5'-phosphate oxidase family protein — protein sequence MTTAPAPRPREQRLADTLTRLETDVDLWLASRGHLIPLSFLWDGAAVLVSTPRASRTGRNLLADGRVRLALGPTRDVVMIDGTAEPVDLADLPAGTGDAFAAKTGFDPRGLTTPYQYFLIRPRRVHAWREADELDGRTLMRDGVWLS from the coding sequence ATGACCACCGCACCCGCGCCGAGGCCCCGCGAGCAGCGTCTCGCGGACACCCTGACCCGGCTGGAGACGGACGTGGACCTGTGGCTGGCGAGCCGGGGCCATCTGATCCCGCTCTCCTTCCTCTGGGACGGCGCCGCCGTCCTCGTCTCCACCCCGCGCGCCTCCCGCACCGGCCGCAACCTGCTGGCCGACGGGCGGGTCCGGCTCGCCCTCGGCCCCACCCGCGACGTCGTGATGATCGACGGCACCGCCGAGCCCGTCGACCTCGCCGACCTGCCCGCCGGGACCGGCGACGCCTTCGCCGCGAAGACCGGCTTCGACCCGCGCGGACTGACCACGCCCTACCAGTACTTCCTGATCCGGCCGCGCCGGGTGCACGCCTGGCGCGAGGCCGACGAGCTCGACGGGCGCACCCTGATGCGCGACGGCGTCTGGCTCTCCTGA
- a CDS encoding AraC family transcriptional regulator: MCQPAWAAARTEAVRLQALRTLRRVRDRIDREYTRPLDVPALARTAGLPAGTLHRTFTQAYGMTPHAFVTTLRTARGRTA; the protein is encoded by the coding sequence ATGTGCCAGCCCGCATGGGCCGCGGCCCGCACGGAGGCGGTACGGCTCCAGGCGCTGCGGACGCTGCGCCGGGTCCGCGACCGCATCGACCGCGAGTACACCCGGCCGCTGGACGTCCCGGCCCTGGCCCGGACCGCGGGCCTGCCCGCCGGGACGCTGCACCGCACCTTCACCCAGGCGTACGGCATGACACCGCACGCCTTCGTCACCACGCTCCGCACCGCCCGGGGGAGAACGGCATGA
- a CDS encoding VOC family protein has protein sequence MDITIHTTVLPHDDPDASLAFFRDVLGFEVRSDVGQGRMRWITVGPAGQPGTSILLAPPAVDPGVTEDERRTIAEMMAKGTYGWILLATPDLDAVFAKVSAGDTEVVQEPTEQPYGVRDCAFRDPAGNLIRIQELR, from the coding sequence ATGGACATCACCATCCACACCACCGTTCTCCCGCACGACGACCCGGACGCCTCGCTCGCCTTCTTCCGCGACGTCCTCGGCTTCGAGGTCCGCAGCGACGTCGGCCAGGGGCGGATGCGCTGGATCACCGTCGGCCCGGCGGGACAGCCCGGCACCTCGATCCTGCTCGCCCCGCCGGCCGTCGACCCGGGCGTCACGGAGGACGAGCGCCGCACCATCGCCGAGATGATGGCCAAGGGCACGTACGGCTGGATCCTGCTCGCCACCCCCGATCTGGACGCCGTCTTCGCGAAGGTCTCCGCCGGTGACACCGAGGTCGTGCAGGAGCCGACCGAGCAGCCGTACGGCGTCCGCGACTGCGCCTTCCGCGACCCGGCCGGCAACCTGATCCGCATCCAGGAACTGCGCTGA
- a CDS encoding D-2-hydroxyacid dehydrogenase family protein, producing the protein MTSLPICAVLDDYQGAALASADWSPLRGRVEVRVLREHLTDRDALAAAVGDCEILVVMRERTPLDAALLDRLPRLRLVVTSGMRNASIDLAACRERGITVCGTASGSEPPAELTWALILGLVRHVTTEARALREGGPWQSTVGGDLAGRTLGLLGLGKIGGRVAAVGRAFGMDVLAWSPNLTEERVAAHGDGVRLAKDKTELFAASDVVSLHLVLSDRTRGIVGEPELRAMRPGAYLVNTSRAGLVDGTALLRALRERWFAGAGLDVYETEPLPAGDPLRTLPNVLALPHLGYVSEANYTRYFGQAVEDVEAYLAGAPVRVLS; encoded by the coding sequence ATGACTTCGCTGCCGATCTGCGCCGTGCTCGACGACTACCAGGGCGCCGCCCTCGCCTCCGCCGACTGGAGCCCGCTGCGCGGGCGGGTGGAGGTACGGGTGCTGCGCGAGCACCTGACGGACCGCGACGCGCTGGCCGCCGCCGTCGGGGACTGCGAGATCCTGGTGGTGATGCGGGAGCGGACGCCGCTCGACGCCGCCCTGCTCGACCGGCTCCCCCGGCTGCGGCTGGTCGTCACCTCCGGGATGCGCAACGCCTCGATCGACCTGGCCGCCTGCCGGGAGCGCGGCATCACCGTCTGCGGCACGGCCAGCGGCTCCGAGCCGCCCGCCGAGCTGACCTGGGCGCTGATCCTGGGCCTGGTCCGGCACGTCACGACGGAGGCGCGGGCGCTGCGCGAGGGCGGGCCCTGGCAGTCGACGGTCGGCGGCGACCTGGCGGGCCGCACGCTGGGCCTGCTGGGCCTGGGGAAGATCGGCGGCCGGGTCGCCGCCGTCGGACGCGCCTTCGGCATGGACGTCCTCGCGTGGAGCCCGAACCTGACGGAGGAGCGGGTCGCCGCGCACGGGGACGGCGTCCGGCTCGCGAAGGACAAGACCGAGCTGTTCGCGGCGAGCGACGTCGTCTCGCTGCACCTGGTGCTCTCCGACCGCACCCGCGGCATCGTCGGCGAGCCGGAGCTGCGGGCGATGCGGCCGGGGGCGTACCTGGTGAACACCTCGCGCGCGGGCCTGGTGGACGGGACGGCGCTGCTGCGGGCGCTGCGGGAGCGGTGGTTCGCGGGGGCCGGGCTCGACGTGTACGAGACGGAGCCGCTGCCGGCCGGCGACCCGCTGCGTACGCTCCCGAACGTGCTCGCCCTCCCCCACCTCGGCTATGTCTCGGAGGCGAACTACACCCGCTACTTCGGGCAGGCGGTGGAGGACGTGGAGGCGTACCTGGCGGGGGCGCCGGTCCGCGTCCTCTCCTGA
- a CDS encoding GntR family transcriptional regulator: protein MLFRVDPASAVPLGDQIAACVRGALADGTAAPGERLPAARELADSLGVNVHTVLRGYQRLREEGLIELRRGRGAIVVPGATAPDRARLVTRLREAAAEAREQGLTDEEFIALARTVLD, encoded by the coding sequence GTGCTCTTCCGTGTCGACCCCGCCTCCGCCGTCCCGCTCGGCGACCAGATCGCCGCCTGCGTCCGCGGCGCCCTCGCCGACGGCACCGCCGCGCCCGGCGAACGGCTCCCGGCCGCCCGGGAGCTCGCCGACTCCCTCGGCGTCAACGTCCACACCGTCCTCCGCGGCTACCAGCGGCTCCGCGAGGAGGGCCTCATCGAACTGCGCCGCGGCCGCGGCGCCATCGTCGTCCCCGGCGCCACCGCCCCCGACCGCGCCCGCCTCGTCACCCGGCTCCGCGAGGCCGCCGCCGAGGCGCGCGAACAGGGGCTCACCGACGAGGAGTTCATCGCCCTGGCCCGTACCGTCCTCGACTAG
- a CDS encoding DUF1648 domain-containing protein, which yields MSTAPRAAALRVPFRLRALAALPFLLAVAAYLLLLAVWSDRLPDPLATHFSTGGEADGFTGRTAFGVVGAALLLALGAGWTALVRRGALWGAWLTVGLLGTLLCLLVRDNLDAADAAAVRSPLSNLAVALAVGAVCALAGHALSRLLPPEDATAPADGTGVDPAAPRLDLGAGEVAGWSRATASTPLTALGLLLLAVGAVAALLGPWWLLPLAALIAVPGLALARVRVNVDRHGLTVRSTLAPRPRVQVPLADIAGADARDVHAVAEFGGWGYRVRARRTGVILRSGEALVVRRGDGREFAVTVPDARTAAALLNTLVERRGRL from the coding sequence ATGTCCACCGCTCCGCGCGCCGCCGCGCTCCGCGTCCCGTTCCGCCTCCGCGCCCTCGCGGCGCTCCCGTTCCTGCTCGCCGTCGCCGCGTACCTGCTGCTCCTCGCCGTCTGGTCCGACCGGCTGCCCGACCCGCTCGCCACCCACTTCTCCACCGGGGGCGAGGCCGACGGCTTCACCGGCCGGACCGCCTTCGGTGTCGTGGGTGCCGCGCTGCTGCTCGCCCTCGGCGCCGGCTGGACGGCCCTCGTCCGGCGCGGCGCGCTGTGGGGCGCCTGGCTGACGGTGGGTCTCCTCGGCACGCTGCTCTGCCTGCTCGTACGGGACAACCTCGACGCGGCCGACGCCGCCGCCGTCCGCTCCCCGCTCTCGAACCTCGCCGTCGCGCTCGCCGTCGGCGCCGTCTGCGCCCTCGCCGGGCACGCCCTCTCCCGCCTGCTCCCGCCCGAGGACGCCACCGCCCCCGCGGACGGCACCGGCGTCGACCCGGCCGCGCCCCGGCTCGACCTCGGCGCCGGCGAGGTTGCCGGCTGGTCCCGTGCCACCGCCTCCACCCCGCTCACCGCGCTCGGCCTGCTCCTCCTCGCCGTCGGCGCCGTCGCCGCCCTCCTCGGGCCCTGGTGGCTGCTCCCGCTCGCCGCCCTGATCGCCGTCCCCGGCCTCGCCCTCGCCCGGGTCCGCGTCAACGTCGACCGCCACGGCCTCACCGTCCGCTCGACCCTCGCCCCGCGCCCCCGCGTCCAGGTGCCGCTCGCCGACATCGCCGGCGCGGACGCGCGCGACGTGCACGCGGTCGCCGAGTTCGGCGGCTGGGGCTACCGGGTCCGCGCCCGCCGCACCGGCGTGATCCTCCGCTCCGGCGAGGCCCTGGTCGTCCGGCGCGGCGACGGACGCGAGTTCGCCGTCACCGTGCCCGACGCCCGTACCGCAGCCGCCCTCCTCAACACCCTCGTCGAACGTCGTGGAAGGCTCTGA
- a CDS encoding S8 family serine peptidase produces MRRRSTAALIALAALTAPLATGCGSDDEPDPLRDQQWALNALRLPDAWSTAKGDDTVIAVVDTGVDPGHPDLKGRLVAGYDFVDGDDDPKDLNGHGTHVSGIAAAHTDNGVGIAGGAGGAKIMPVRVLGADGSGSDADITQGIVWAAQHGADVINLSLGESGLMARLLKGGVLNDAIAAANAKGAVVVAAAGNDATLLQPYELETPVLVVNAADANGQPASFTNFGARNAVAAPGVDILSTLPTYTAKETLRNTTGYGKLSGTSMASPYVSAVAALLHQRGLSPAEIMATIRDTAKNPTQNPKLGLGNVDAAAAVQAATPQN; encoded by the coding sequence ATGCGCCGCCGGTCCACCGCCGCCCTCATCGCCCTCGCCGCCCTCACCGCTCCGCTCGCCACCGGCTGCGGCAGCGACGACGAGCCCGACCCGCTGCGGGACCAGCAGTGGGCGCTGAACGCGCTGAGGCTCCCGGACGCCTGGTCCACCGCCAAGGGGGACGACACGGTGATCGCCGTCGTCGACACCGGCGTCGACCCCGGCCACCCCGACCTGAAGGGGCGACTCGTGGCCGGCTACGACTTCGTGGACGGGGACGACGACCCGAAGGACCTCAACGGGCACGGCACCCACGTCTCCGGCATCGCCGCCGCCCACACCGACAACGGCGTCGGCATCGCGGGCGGCGCGGGCGGCGCGAAGATCATGCCGGTACGGGTGCTGGGCGCCGACGGCAGCGGCAGCGACGCGGACATCACCCAGGGGATCGTCTGGGCCGCCCAGCACGGCGCCGACGTCATCAACCTCTCCCTCGGCGAGTCCGGCCTGATGGCCCGGCTGCTCAAGGGCGGCGTCCTCAACGACGCCATCGCGGCGGCGAACGCGAAGGGGGCGGTGGTGGTGGCCGCCGCCGGCAACGACGCGACCCTGCTCCAGCCGTACGAGCTGGAGACCCCGGTCCTCGTCGTCAACGCGGCCGACGCGAACGGGCAGCCGGCCTCCTTCACCAACTTCGGCGCACGGAACGCGGTGGCGGCGCCCGGTGTGGACATCCTCTCCACCCTGCCGACCTACACGGCGAAGGAGACGCTGAGGAACACCACGGGCTACGGCAAGCTCTCCGGCACCTCGATGGCCTCACCGTACGTCTCCGCCGTGGCCGCCCTCCTCCACCAGCGGGGCCTGTCGCCGGCGGAGATCATGGCGACGATCCGCGACACGGCGAAGAACCCGACGCAGAACCCGAAACTGGGCCTGGGCAACGTCGACGCGGCCGCCGCGGTCCAGGCAGCCACCCCGCAGAACTGA
- a CDS encoding MarR family winged helix-turn-helix transcriptional regulator, producing the protein MAALPTDRLGFLLSFRGELTGARIRSALGVEGLHPRNAMTLMQLAPAPMSQRDLAAAMEIDPSQLVAVLNELEAAGLAERRRDPADRRRHIVEITPAGAAVLERIDHAVSEAERELFADLTEAERTLLRGLLDRVVVDPSAHECGE; encoded by the coding sequence ATGGCAGCCCTCCCGACCGACCGGCTCGGTTTCCTCCTCTCCTTCCGCGGGGAGCTCACCGGCGCGCGCATCCGCTCCGCCCTGGGCGTCGAGGGGCTGCATCCGCGCAACGCGATGACCCTGATGCAGCTCGCCCCCGCGCCCATGAGCCAGCGGGACCTGGCCGCCGCGATGGAGATCGACCCCAGCCAACTGGTCGCGGTCCTCAACGAGTTGGAGGCGGCGGGGCTGGCCGAGCGGCGCCGCGATCCGGCCGACCGGCGCCGGCACATCGTCGAGATCACCCCGGCCGGGGCGGCGGTCCTGGAGCGCATCGACCACGCCGTCAGCGAGGCGGAGCGCGAGCTCTTCGCGGACCTCACGGAAGCCGAACGAACGCTGCTGCGGGGGCTGTTGGACCGTGTGGTGGTCGACCCGTCGGCGCACGAGTGCGGCGAGTAG
- a CDS encoding DoxX family protein yields the protein MFIAYAVVAGLLALAMTGSAVMTFTRNPAVAGNMTKLGVPESWLPWLGTAKVAGALGLLAGLVVPALGEAAAIGLVLYFIGALVTHVRAKDYTLAPVVVLTVLPAVALVLRIASA from the coding sequence ATGTTCATCGCCTACGCCGTCGTCGCCGGACTGCTCGCCCTCGCCATGACCGGGTCCGCCGTCATGACCTTCACCCGCAACCCGGCGGTGGCGGGGAACATGACGAAGCTCGGAGTGCCGGAGAGCTGGCTGCCCTGGCTGGGCACGGCGAAGGTGGCGGGCGCGCTCGGCCTGCTCGCCGGCCTGGTGGTCCCGGCACTCGGCGAGGCCGCCGCCATCGGCCTCGTCCTCTACTTCATCGGCGCCCTCGTCACCCACGTCCGGGCGAAGGACTACACGCTGGCGCCGGTCGTCGTCCTGACCGTGCTCCCGGCGGTCGCCCTGGTGCTGCGCATAGCCAGCGCCTGA